From a region of the Azospirillum formosense genome:
- a CDS encoding sigma-70 family RNA polymerase sigma factor: MSTFGVELEVHIASLRRYARALLRNRSDAEDLVQEALTRAVARADTFKAGTNLRAWLFTILHNVHVNQVRSKASRPDEVDVDSVESKLVTPARQEERVELREMMRALDDLPEEQRKVLLLVALEGLKYEEVAETLGVPIGTVMSRLSRAREAVRAKLANEGSVALRRVK; encoded by the coding sequence TTGAGCACGTTCGGGGTCGAGCTGGAAGTCCACATTGCGTCGCTGCGCCGCTACGCGCGCGCGTTGCTGCGCAACCGTTCGGATGCCGAGGATCTGGTGCAGGAGGCGTTGACGCGGGCGGTGGCGCGCGCCGACACCTTCAAGGCGGGGACGAACCTGCGGGCGTGGCTTTTCACCATCCTGCACAACGTCCATGTCAATCAGGTCCGCTCCAAGGCGTCGCGGCCCGACGAGGTCGATGTGGACAGCGTCGAGTCGAAGCTGGTGACCCCGGCCCGGCAGGAGGAACGTGTGGAGTTGCGCGAGATGATGCGCGCGCTCGACGATCTGCCGGAGGAGCAGCGCAAGGTGCTGCTCCTGGTCGCGCTGGAAGGCCTGAAATACGAGGAGGTCGCCGAGACGCTCGGCGTACCGATCGGGACCGTCATGTCGCGCCTCTCGCGGGCGCGCGAGGCGGTCAGGGCGAAGCTGGCGAACGAGGGCTCCGTGGCTCTCAGGCGGGTGAAGTGA